The nucleotide window CGCTGCGCGGAGAGGCTGCTGCGCACGATCGAGGCGCACGCGGCGGACAAGAACACCACCCTCGAGATGTGGTGGAACGGCCAGCACCTCATCACGGCCGTCGCGGACATCGACGGGGAGTCCCACCCGGAATCGGCGACGTGGGACTGCCTGAGCCACATCGCGGCCCTGAGCGACGGGTGGGGGTACTGCACCACGGGCAGCGGCGGACGGATCGTCTGGTTCTCCCGCCGGGTCCGCGCCATGGAGCGCGCCCCGCTGGTCCCGGCCGTCCCCGCGCCCAGCCTGCGGGAGGCCCGGGGGATGCCCCGCGAGCTGCCCGTACCGGCCCTGGCGGGTCCGGTTCCCGAGGGCCCGCTCGTCAACACGGCGGCCGGGTGACCCGGACGGTGCGAACCGTCGGACGACAGCACGCAGCCGGCCCGCGACCGCATCGGCGGTCGCGGGCCGGCTGCGTACGTGCCCTTCCGTACGTGCCCGGGCGAGGAAGGGGTCAGCCGATGCGCGCCTCCCCGTAGGGGACGAGCCGGACGGGCCCCAGCAGTCCGTACGCCGCCCGGGCCACGCCGCCGTACACGCCGGGGTCGCTGACGCGCAGGCGGTTGGCGAGCGGGGTGGCCACCTCGACCTCGATGACGTTCGCCCCGCGCCCGAGCAGGCCGCCCAGGTCGACCACCGGACGGATCTGGTCGACCGGGTCGAGCCGGTGGCCGTTGACCGTCACCCGGCAGGTGTCGGTGACCGCGCCCAGCTCCAGACGCGCGCCGTACCCGCCGCTCCAGCCGCGTTCGAGCGTGACCGTCGTGCGGTAGCGGCCGATGCCCGAGACGTCGGCGAGTTCGGGGATCTGCGACCAGGGCACCAGCGCGTCGAGCGTCAGGTCGTGCTCGACGACGGTGGTCCGGGTCGCCGAGGCACCGGGCCGCCAGTCCTGGACGTGCAGCTTCCAGGAGGTCAGCTCCGTCGGCTCCGGGATGTCCTTGAGCGAGGTGCTCACGGCACGCCCCTTGGAGAGCACGGTCCGGTACGTGCCCGCGGCCGCCGAGCGGACGGTGAGACCGGCGTCCGTGAACCGCACCTCGTCGGCCTCGCTGCCGGTGGCGTACGGGCGGGCGCCGTTGCGGTCGCCGAAGAGGCCCGGCCGGCCGATCGCCACGACGAGGGTCTCCGCGGGCTGCAGGGTGACCCGCACGGTCACCGAGTCGCCGTCCTCGGTGTAGCGCGCGAGGCGTTCGGCCTTCCCGGTCCACGGGTCCAGCAGGTACGGCACGCCCTTCGCCGTGGTGCGGTGCAGGGTGACCTCGTGGTCGACGGCGGCGACCGGCGGCTTGACGGTCTCGGCGTGCTTGCCGTTGACCAGGTAGTAGTAGTCGACCCCGTCGGCCACCCGGTGGGCGTTGAGCAGGGTCGAGGCGCTCGCGTGCACGACGTCGGGCTTCACCCCGAGCGCGGTGAGCGCGTCGCCGACCGCGGCCTTGTCCGTGACCTGCCGGACCAGCGGCTGGGCCAGCAGCTCCTTCACCACGGACAGCACCTGCGCAGCCTCGCCGGTGTCCGGGATCCCGGACGGCACCACCGTGTCCCAGGCGCCGAGCAGGACGATCGGCAGTCCGGCGCGGGTGAGCCGGAGCAGGGCGCGGGCGTCCTTCAGCGCGAGGGTCACCGTGGAGCCGTAGAAGAAGTCGCCCTCGACGAACAGGGCCTTGTAGGCGGGTCCTTCGGGTGCGAGCCGGCCCTTGCGCACGGTGGCGGAGGGCAGGTCGAGGAGGGGTCCGCTGAGGAACTGGTGGGTCCAGCCGAGCGTGATGCCCGTGGCGGTGAACCAGGAGGCGCCGATGCCGGTGGCCGTGTAGCCGGTCTGCCGGAACACCGCGACGTCGGCCTTGGCGCGGCCGGTCTGCAGCACCTGGTGGACCCGGCCGAGGTAGTCGGAGATGTCCGGGACGTGCTTCCAGGTGGGATGCCTGGGACCCCAGGACTCGCCGTAGCCGGCCACGCCCTTGTACGGGGTGAAGGCCGCGTAACCGGGCCAGTTGACGCCCGGGAACTCGGCGTAGGAGAAGCCGTGGACGACCGTCTGGTTGACCCCGGCGGCGTAGGCGCCGCCCATGGTGCGCAGGAACCGCTGCCACGTGGTGCTGTACGCGCTGCCCGTGTACGCGCCGGCCTCGCACGAGAGCACCGTGTTCCCGGCCATGTCGCGGCCGCCGGCCAGGCACCGGTAGTCGTCGAGGTTCTTGAAGCCGAGCGACTCGCCCTCGGCGATGTCGAGGATCGAGGCCGTGGCGATGGCGTCGGTCTGCAGACCGTAGGGCTGGGAGCGCAGCTGCAGGCCCAGTGAGTGGGCCCAGGTGCGCAGCGCCGTGAAGTGGTGCTTGTTGACGAGGGTGGAGACCGTCTCCCAGAAGTCGTGCCGGATCTGGCGGGTGACGGCCGCCTCGAAGGCGTAGACCTGGTTGCTGTTGTCGAGGACCAGGGCGGGCAGCAGCGGCAGCAGGGAGCGGCCGGTGTGCTCGCGGAACGCGTCGGGCAGGCCCGGCGTCCACTGCAGTCCGTCGGTCTCCAGCTCGATGGAGTCCTCGAACAGGGCCCCGCCGGACACCTTCAGCAGCCGGCGGACCGACTTCGTGAGGATGTGCTTCTCCCAGAAGTCCGTCACCGCGCGGGTGCCGGCCGCGCTGAAGTGGTCGACGACGTAGGCCGGCGGGTCGGTGTGCGGTCCGGCCTCCGGGGTCTGGCCCGAACCGCGCACCCAGTACGCGATCACGACCCAGGTGCCGTCGTCGGGCGCGGTCCAGCTCAGGGCACCGTCGGTGACGCCGGAGGTGAGGTCGCGGACCGAGTCCAGGTCGAGGCCGGTCTCCTTGCGGGTGGAGTTCGCGGTGTTCACCCTGGCCGCCTGCACCACGAGCAGCTTGCGCGCGGTCACGCCGGAGGCCGCCTGGTGGACGGGCTCCGGGACCGGGCCGGTGTAGGTGGCGCCGGGGGCCACGGTGACCGCTCCGTGCGCGAGTTCCTTGACGGCGGCGTCGCTGTCGGGGGTGATCCCGGGGACGGCGGCGGGCCAGCTGGGGCCGATGGTGAGATCGATGGTGAGCCCGCGTCGCGCGGCCTGGCTCAGCGCGGCCTCGACTCCCGCCACCCAGGCGGCGCTTCCCCAGCCGTGGCGGGCCGTGTCCAGCTGCGCGGTGTCGGTGACGCTGTGGTGGACGGCGGCTATCTCGGCGCCGCCGAAGCCCGCGTCGGCGATCTGGTCGATCTCCCGTCTGATCTCGTCGGGCTGCACGAGACCGTCCGGCCACCACCAGCGGAACTTCGGCCGCACCGCCCGGTCCGGCCGGGCGAACGGCAGGGAGGAACCGGCGGCGCCCGAGGCGGCGGCGGTGGCGGGGGCGGCCGAGGCGCGGCCCGCGGCCGCCCAGTCGACGGCGCCGGCGGCGGTCGCGGTGGCGGCCGCGGCGAGAAGGGTGCGGCGCGGGAGGCCCGTCCTCGGAACTGCGGTGTGGTCGTTCATGGTTCCAGTCCGCTCTTGGGGCAGCACAAAGAGGACCCCTGTGGGGCCCAGGGAGTTGAATCGTTTTAATCGCTGCGAAACTAAGTCGCCGCATCAAGAGGCGTCAAGAAGCATGCACGACACAATTTTCTGGTTGCGGTGCCTGGGAGGACCCTGGGGCAGGCCGCTGGGGCTGGGGCTGGATCCCGGCGCCGCCGCTGCGACGGCGCCGGGCGGGTGCCCCCGTGGGGGCGCCGGGTCAGGCGAGGGGCTCGTGGTTGACCCAGATCGCCTTGTACGGGCGGCGGGCCTGCCAGCGGCCGATGAACTCGCCGACACCGGGGAGGGCGAAGGCGCTGTCGAGGGCGCCGAGGTCGGTCAGACCGAACCGGACGACGGCGGAGGCGACGGCCACCGGGGCGTGGTCGTCGCCGGGGACGCGCAGGTGGTGGCGGGCCGCGAAGGACTCGAAGGCGCCGGTGTCCATGGTCAGTTCTTCGAGCTCTTCCAGGTACGTGTCGAGTTCGTCGGTGGGAATCGGTTCGTCGAAGGCGACGATCATCGTGTGATGGATCATGACCCGATTGAACTGGCGGTTCTTCGTGAAGTCCAAGGCCGACGGGTTCTGCATCCATTCCTTCCGGGAATGAACGGGTCGGTACTCTGGCGGCATGGCCGAGCTGGAGACCCGCGAGCTGGAGTACTTCGCCGCGCTCGCCGAGGAACTGCACTTCGGGCGGGCGGCGCAGCGGCTGGGGATCGCGCAGCCCGCCTTGTCCAAGGCGGTGCGCCGGCTGGAGGACCGGCTCGGGGTGGCACTGGTGGAGCGCTCCAGCCGGCACGTCGCCCTCACCTCTGCCGGGGAGGTGCTGCGGTACCACGGCCGGTACGCGCTGCTCGCCGTCGGGGCGGCGGCCGAGAGGACCCGTCGGGCGGGTGAGCGGGAGACCCGGCTGCGTCTGGTGATCAAGCCCGGCGGGGACGCGGGCCTGTTGTCCGGCATGCTGGCCGCCTACTCCCGCCGGCCCGACGCCCGCCAGGTGGACATCCTGTTCGGCGGGCCCACCGACCGCGCCGATCACGTGCGCGACGGCCGGGCGGACG belongs to Streptomyces sp. V3I8 and includes:
- a CDS encoding LysR family transcriptional regulator encodes the protein MAELETRELEYFAALAEELHFGRAAQRLGIAQPALSKAVRRLEDRLGVALVERSSRHVALTSAGEVLRYHGRYALLAVGAAAERTRRAGERETRLRLVIKPGGDAGLLSGMLAAYSRRPDARQVDILFGGPTDRADHVRDGRADVALLYVPFDDLTGLDHEILMVEGRVAVLPPDHRLAGRDEVTLADLAHETLPRWKGARGSGAPGAGPAAGSGPEVADGAELTHLVLLGRAIAVLPCSLARPLHPELVHVPVADAPRSALVLAWGQEDRRRPVADFVASAVESVQG
- a CDS encoding pep a2; its protein translation is MKTVVPCYYHLDVEVSPERVDQVRRILAAHLRYWNLENLVEPVCRCAERLLRTIEAHAADKNTTLEMWWNGQHLITAVADIDGESHPESATWDCLSHIAALSDGWGYCTTGSGGRIVWFSRRVRAMERAPLVPAVPAPSLREARGMPRELPVPALAGPVPEGPLVNTAAG
- a CDS encoding glycosyl hydrolase, which translates into the protein MNDHTAVPRTGLPRRTLLAAAATATAAGAVDWAAAGRASAAPATAAASGAAGSSLPFARPDRAVRPKFRWWWPDGLVQPDEIRREIDQIADAGFGGAEIAAVHHSVTDTAQLDTARHGWGSAAWVAGVEAALSQAARRGLTIDLTIGPSWPAAVPGITPDSDAAVKELAHGAVTVAPGATYTGPVPEPVHQAASGVTARKLLVVQAARVNTANSTRKETGLDLDSVRDLTSGVTDGALSWTAPDDGTWVVIAYWVRGSGQTPEAGPHTDPPAYVVDHFSAAGTRAVTDFWEKHILTKSVRRLLKVSGGALFEDSIELETDGLQWTPGLPDAFREHTGRSLLPLLPALVLDNSNQVYAFEAAVTRQIRHDFWETVSTLVNKHHFTALRTWAHSLGLQLRSQPYGLQTDAIATASILDIAEGESLGFKNLDDYRCLAGGRDMAGNTVLSCEAGAYTGSAYSTTWQRFLRTMGGAYAAGVNQTVVHGFSYAEFPGVNWPGYAAFTPYKGVAGYGESWGPRHPTWKHVPDISDYLGRVHQVLQTGRAKADVAVFRQTGYTATGIGASWFTATGITLGWTHQFLSGPLLDLPSATVRKGRLAPEGPAYKALFVEGDFFYGSTVTLALKDARALLRLTRAGLPIVLLGAWDTVVPSGIPDTGEAAQVLSVVKELLAQPLVRQVTDKAAVGDALTALGVKPDVVHASASTLLNAHRVADGVDYYYLVNGKHAETVKPPVAAVDHEVTLHRTTAKGVPYLLDPWTGKAERLARYTEDGDSVTVRVTLQPAETLVVAIGRPGLFGDRNGARPYATGSEADEVRFTDAGLTVRSAAAGTYRTVLSKGRAVSTSLKDIPEPTELTSWKLHVQDWRPGASATRTTVVEHDLTLDALVPWSQIPELADVSGIGRYRTTVTLERGWSGGYGARLELGAVTDTCRVTVNGHRLDPVDQIRPVVDLGGLLGRGANVIEVEVATPLANRLRVSDPGVYGGVARAAYGLLGPVRLVPYGEARIG